A genomic segment from Blastococcus sp. PRF04-17 encodes:
- a CDS encoding alpha/beta hydrolase: MTRATSALEIHGRSPAEDDGRPPLLFVHGLGHGAWCWENWLDAAAAAGWSATAVSLRGHGNSPGRLRTAVLRQYADDVVATALALPRPAVLVGHSMGGLVVQQALARYAARAAVLVAPVPAHPAVASLVAIARRHPADALRIVAGGSLPLRPDYLFHELEHAEAQAHSGRCHGESALVQYQLLMHRPPRPPLGSPPVLVLATPDDRLVPIGGIRATARRYRAEVVEFPGMGHDLMLDARWREPLAAMLRWLGKRFPTAS; the protein is encoded by the coding sequence GTGACGCGAGCCACGTCCGCACTGGAGATCCACGGCCGCTCGCCGGCCGAGGACGACGGCCGGCCGCCGCTGCTCTTCGTCCACGGCCTGGGTCACGGCGCCTGGTGCTGGGAGAACTGGCTGGACGCCGCCGCGGCCGCCGGCTGGTCGGCCACGGCCGTCTCGTTGCGGGGGCACGGGAACAGTCCCGGGCGGCTCCGGACGGCGGTGCTGCGGCAGTACGCCGACGACGTCGTCGCGACCGCGCTGGCACTGCCGCGGCCCGCCGTGCTCGTCGGGCACTCGATGGGCGGCCTGGTGGTGCAGCAGGCGTTGGCGCGGTACGCGGCCCGGGCCGCCGTCCTGGTGGCGCCGGTGCCCGCTCACCCGGCGGTCGCCTCGCTGGTCGCCATCGCGCGCCGTCACCCGGCCGACGCGCTGCGCATCGTCGCCGGCGGCTCGCTGCCCCTCCGTCCGGACTACCTCTTCCACGAACTGGAGCACGCCGAGGCGCAGGCGCACTCCGGCCGCTGCCACGGGGAGTCGGCGCTGGTGCAGTACCAGCTGCTGATGCACCGCCCGCCCCGACCGCCGCTGGGCTCCCCGCCGGTGCTGGTGCTCGCCACTCCCGACGACCGGCTGGTGCCGATCGGGGGCATCCGGGCCACCGCCCGCCGCTATCGCGCCGAGGTCGTGGAGTTCCCGGGCATGGGGCACGACCTGATGCTCGACGCCCGCTGGCGCGAACCCCTCGCCGCCATGCTCCGGTGGCTCGGGAAACGGTTCCCGACCGCCTCCTGA
- a CDS encoding peroxidase family protein, protein MPLIPPALERPVAIATDVLRYLPFGPRLVTSGFVALLANATAPRPRPLTLAGDYASWVSLTDRTFTGRHLPPAPADRRLPTEAEVLDLFRRRPGTEQPSTDTTVMFLLFAQWFTDSFLRTERSDWRKNTSTQEIDFCQIYGLSEAKARMLRSMQGGRLKSQQIDGQEFPPFLFERTASGGHAVKPEFKGLHDEDFLLDVLLAGVSDRQKDLFFAVGLEHGNSTIGSTSLDVLMVREHNRIAGLLAREYEEGRESPRWPRPMRDEDLDERLFQTTRLIMLVLLLKIVVEEYIRHIAPYDPPLKVLPGFAARKPWNRAGWIAVEFNLLYRWHMLVPETVTTEDGVVEAKSFLRDNNALVVEKGIEWVMAQASRSRASRIGLFNTPLFMTDRESPEHPSVEERSIGLMRFARLASYNDYRERFGMERKKSFAEVSSDPEVQRRLEQLYGDVDHLEWYVGIWAEDHPGDQIMGDLLTAMVGYDAFTQALTNPVLAPQVFTEDTFTRAGMTVIRKTGTLQDILARNITSPSAAVARFTHGSERRSWRRRR, encoded by the coding sequence ATGCCGCTGATTCCGCCCGCCCTGGAGCGTCCGGTCGCCATCGCCACCGACGTCCTCCGGTACCTGCCGTTCGGGCCGCGGCTGGTGACGTCCGGGTTCGTCGCCCTGCTCGCCAACGCCACCGCACCGCGGCCGCGGCCGCTGACGCTGGCCGGCGACTACGCCAGCTGGGTGAGTCTCACCGACCGGACGTTCACCGGAAGGCACCTGCCGCCGGCACCTGCCGACCGGCGGCTGCCCACCGAGGCCGAGGTGCTGGACCTGTTCCGCCGGCGACCCGGGACGGAGCAGCCGTCGACGGACACGACGGTCATGTTCCTGCTCTTCGCCCAGTGGTTCACCGACAGCTTCCTGCGCACCGAGCGCAGCGACTGGCGCAAGAACACGTCGACCCAGGAAATCGACTTCTGCCAGATCTACGGGCTCTCGGAGGCCAAGGCCCGCATGCTGCGGTCCATGCAGGGCGGCCGGCTCAAGTCGCAGCAGATCGACGGTCAGGAGTTCCCGCCGTTCCTCTTCGAGCGCACGGCGAGCGGCGGGCACGCGGTCAAGCCGGAGTTCAAGGGCCTGCACGACGAGGACTTCCTGCTCGACGTCCTGCTGGCCGGGGTGTCCGACCGGCAGAAGGACCTCTTCTTCGCCGTGGGCCTCGAGCACGGCAACTCCACCATCGGCAGCACCTCGCTGGACGTGCTCATGGTGCGCGAGCACAACCGGATCGCCGGCCTGCTGGCGCGGGAGTACGAGGAGGGCCGCGAGTCGCCGCGCTGGCCGCGGCCGATGCGCGACGAGGACCTCGACGAGCGGCTGTTCCAGACAACCCGGCTCATCATGCTCGTGCTGCTGCTCAAGATCGTGGTCGAGGAGTACATCCGGCACATCGCCCCCTACGACCCGCCGCTCAAGGTGCTGCCCGGCTTCGCCGCCAGGAAGCCGTGGAACCGGGCCGGCTGGATCGCCGTCGAGTTCAACCTGCTGTACCGGTGGCACATGCTGGTGCCCGAGACGGTGACGACCGAGGACGGCGTCGTGGAGGCCAAGAGCTTCCTCCGCGACAACAACGCGCTCGTCGTCGAGAAGGGGATCGAGTGGGTCATGGCCCAGGCCTCCCGCTCGCGCGCGTCGCGGATCGGACTGTTCAACACCCCCTTGTTCATGACCGACCGGGAGTCGCCCGAGCACCCCTCGGTCGAGGAGCGCTCGATCGGCCTGATGCGGTTCGCCCGGCTGGCCTCCTACAACGACTACCGCGAGCGGTTCGGGATGGAGCGGAAGAAGAGCTTCGCGGAGGTCAGCAGCGACCCCGAGGTGCAGCGGCGGCTCGAGCAGCTCTACGGGGACGTCGACCACCTGGAGTGGTACGTCGGCATCTGGGCCGAGGACCACCCCGGCGACCAGATCATGGGCGACCTGCTGACCGCGATGGTCGGCTACGACGCGTTCACCCAGGCCCTCACCAATCCGGTGCTCGCCCCGCAGGTGTTCACCGAGGACACCTTCACGCGGGCCGGGATGACCGTCATCAGGAAGACCGGCACGCTGCAGGACATCCTGGCCCGCAACATCACCTCGCCCTCGGCGGCCGTCGCCCGCTTCACCCACGGGTCCGAGCGCCGGAGCTGGCGCCGCCGTCGCTGA
- a CDS encoding Re/Si-specific NAD(P)(+) transhydrogenase subunit alpha has translation MRIGVPRETRPRETRVAATPATVTKLLELGYEVVVEAGAGSGSSFLDEDYAASGATVGTTDDAWQADVVIRVNAPAPDELGRLRDGATLISLIGPALNPDLVDELARRPITALAMDAVPRISRAQSLDVLSSMANIAGYRAVLEAAHAFGRFFTGQVTAAGKVPPATVLVVGAGVAGLAAIGTASSLGAIVRATDVRPEVAEQVRSLGGEYVAVPAGEQEVSADGYAREMGEDFNRRAALMYAEQVPEADIVITTALIPGRPAPRLITEEMVASMRSGSVIVDMAAAQGGNVAGSVADEVVVTANGVSIIGYTDLPGRLPAQASQLYGTNVVNLLKLLTPGKDGRLVLDFDDVVQRAMTVVREGEKTWPPPPVQVSAAPAPVVPTAAPPPAKKAPPPPARRFALVGLAAALLFGVTAFSPGELVGHFTVFALAIVVGFYVISSVHHALHTPLMSVTNAISGIIVVGALLQVGAESGIVTALALIAVLVASINIFGGFAVTRRMLKMFAKEPV, from the coding sequence ATGCGTATCGGAGTGCCGCGTGAGACCAGACCCCGCGAGACCCGGGTGGCGGCCACGCCGGCCACGGTGACCAAGCTGCTCGAGCTCGGCTACGAGGTGGTCGTGGAGGCCGGGGCGGGCTCGGGCAGCAGCTTCCTGGACGAGGACTATGCCGCCTCCGGCGCGACGGTCGGGACGACGGACGACGCCTGGCAGGCCGACGTCGTGATCCGCGTCAACGCTCCCGCGCCGGACGAGCTCGGCCGGCTCCGGGACGGCGCGACGCTGATCAGCCTCATCGGCCCGGCCCTGAACCCCGATCTGGTCGACGAGCTCGCCCGGCGACCGATCACCGCGCTGGCGATGGACGCCGTCCCGCGCATCTCCCGCGCCCAGTCGCTGGACGTACTGAGCTCGATGGCCAACATCGCCGGCTACCGCGCGGTGCTCGAGGCCGCGCACGCATTCGGCCGGTTCTTCACCGGCCAGGTGACCGCTGCGGGCAAGGTGCCCCCGGCCACGGTGCTCGTCGTGGGCGCCGGCGTGGCCGGGCTCGCGGCGATCGGGACGGCGTCGAGTCTCGGCGCGATCGTCCGCGCCACCGACGTCCGGCCCGAGGTGGCCGAGCAGGTGCGGTCGCTGGGCGGTGAGTACGTGGCGGTCCCGGCCGGCGAGCAGGAGGTCAGCGCCGACGGCTACGCCCGCGAGATGGGCGAGGACTTCAACCGGCGGGCGGCGCTGATGTACGCCGAGCAGGTGCCCGAGGCCGACATCGTCATCACGACGGCGCTCATCCCGGGCCGGCCCGCCCCGCGGCTGATCACCGAGGAGATGGTGGCCAGCATGCGGTCGGGCAGCGTGATCGTCGACATGGCCGCCGCCCAGGGCGGCAACGTGGCCGGCTCGGTCGCCGACGAGGTCGTGGTCACCGCCAACGGCGTCTCGATCATCGGCTACACCGACCTGCCCGGCCGGCTGCCCGCCCAGGCCTCCCAGCTCTACGGCACCAATGTGGTCAACCTGCTCAAGCTGCTGACGCCGGGCAAGGACGGCCGGCTGGTGCTGGACTTCGACGACGTCGTCCAGCGGGCCATGACCGTGGTGCGCGAGGGCGAGAAGACCTGGCCCCCGCCGCCGGTGCAGGTCTCGGCGGCGCCGGCGCCGGTCGTGCCCACGGCCGCACCTCCCCCGGCGAAGAAGGCTCCGCCACCACCGGCGCGGCGGTTCGCGCTGGTCGGGCTCGCCGCCGCCCTGCTGTTCGGAGTGACGGCGTTCTCCCCCGGTGAGCTGGTCGGGCACTTCACCGTCTTCGCCCTCGCGATCGTGGTCGGGTTCTACGTCATCAGCTCGGTGCACCACGCGCTGCACACGCCGCTGATGTCGGTGACCAACGCGATCTCGGGCATCATCGTGGTCGGCGCGCTGCTGCAGGTGGGCGCCGAGAGCGGCATCGTCACCGCGCTGGCGCTGATCGCGGTCCTGGTCGCCAGCATCAACATCTTCGGCGGGTTCGCCGTCACCCGCCGGATGCTGAAGATGTTCGCCAAGGAGCCGGTGTGA